From the genome of Deinococcus sp. JMULE3, one region includes:
- a CDS encoding circularly permuted type 2 ATP-grasp protein: MEYEPGSRFFDEMFTADRAARPHYAGVKAYLDQLGVAEFERRHQLLDLAFRNQGITFTVYGDAQGTERTFPFDPVPRIIPSSEWAHIESGLTQRVRALNAFLTDIYSGAQIMGDGVIPAELVYTSSHFRREVHGVLPPGGVFTHVVGTDLIRNEQGEYLVLEDNLRSPSGVSYLLANRQAMTRVYPGMFEGQGVRPVQHYASALLRLLLASSPRENGTVVVLTPGMYNSAYFEHAYLAQQMGVELVEGRDLFVDGGRVWMRTTGGRQQVDVIYRRVDDDFLDPLAFRRDSALGVAGLVEVYRQGRVAIANAIGTGVADDKAVYAYVPDMIRYYLNESPILNNVPTYLGWNAEHLEYMLANAAELVFKSVGEAGGYGMLIGPEATADQITAYLHKVRQDPREFIAQPVVGLSRHPTFYPDSSGFEAAHVDLRPYILFGEDVTIVPGGLTRVALRRGSLVVNSSQGGGSKDTWVLDHDGPGAPLGMTQLLHGDTSPAVQGQRQEQSSGGQSQSQSQSQSQGQSQWQGGFGAVPLDAEPLTDATRNSLNERDMHARARVADDAQVAAYGESQQAHAEPPGDVPAPEDGPGSHSFQQQLEKQQLEGGER; the protein is encoded by the coding sequence ATGGAGTATGAGCCCGGGAGCAGGTTTTTCGATGAGATGTTCACCGCTGATCGCGCCGCCCGTCCACACTACGCGGGTGTCAAGGCGTACCTGGATCAGCTGGGAGTGGCGGAGTTCGAGCGTCGACATCAGCTGCTGGACCTGGCGTTCCGGAATCAGGGCATCACGTTCACGGTGTACGGGGACGCGCAGGGCACCGAGCGGACCTTTCCGTTCGATCCGGTGCCGCGCATCATTCCGTCGTCCGAGTGGGCGCACATCGAGTCGGGCCTGACGCAGCGGGTCCGGGCGCTGAATGCGTTCCTGACGGACATCTACAGTGGCGCGCAGATCATGGGGGACGGCGTCATCCCGGCGGAGCTGGTGTACACCAGCTCGCACTTCCGGCGCGAGGTGCACGGGGTGCTGCCGCCGGGCGGGGTGTTCACGCACGTGGTCGGCACGGACCTGATCCGCAACGAGCAGGGCGAGTACCTCGTGCTGGAGGACAACCTGCGCTCGCCGAGCGGCGTGTCGTACCTGCTGGCGAACCGGCAGGCGATGACGCGGGTGTACCCGGGCATGTTCGAGGGTCAGGGGGTGCGGCCGGTGCAGCATTACGCGTCGGCGCTGCTGCGCCTGCTGCTGGCCAGCAGTCCGCGGGAGAACGGCACGGTGGTGGTGCTGACGCCCGGCATGTACAACAGCGCGTACTTCGAGCACGCGTACCTCGCGCAGCAGATGGGTGTGGAACTCGTGGAGGGCCGCGACCTGTTCGTGGACGGCGGGCGCGTGTGGATGCGCACGACCGGCGGGCGGCAGCAGGTGGACGTCATCTACCGCCGCGTGGACGATGATTTCCTGGATCCGCTGGCATTCCGGCGGGACAGTGCGCTGGGCGTGGCGGGACTGGTGGAGGTCTACCGGCAGGGCCGCGTGGCGATCGCGAACGCCATTGGGACGGGCGTGGCGGACGACAAGGCGGTGTACGCGTACGTGCCGGACATGATCCGGTACTACCTGAACGAGTCGCCGATCCTGAACAACGTGCCCACGTACCTGGGCTGGAACGCCGAGCATCTGGAGTACATGCTGGCGAACGCGGCCGAACTGGTGTTCAAGTCGGTGGGCGAGGCGGGCGGGTACGGCATGCTGATCGGGCCGGAAGCGACCGCGGATCAGATCACGGCGTACCTGCACAAGGTGCGGCAGGATCCGCGGGAGTTCATCGCGCAGCCGGTGGTGGGCCTGTCGCGGCACCCGACGTTCTACCCGGACAGCAGTGGGTTCGAGGCGGCGCACGTGGACCTGCGGCCGTACATCCTGTTCGGTGAGGACGTGACGATCGTGCCGGGCGGCCTGACGCGCGTGGCGCTGCGGCGAGGGAGTCTGGTCGTGAACAGTTCGCAGGGGGGCGGCAGCAAGGACACCTGGGTCCTGGATCACGACGGGCCGGGGGCGCCTCTGGGCATGACGCAGCTGCTGCACGGGGACACGTCGCCTGCCGTGCAGGGTCAGCGGCAGGAGCAGTCGTCGGGGGGGCAGTCCCAATCTCAGTCGCAGTCCCAGTCTCAGGGGCAGTCGCAGTGGCAGGGCGGCTTCGGCGCGGTGCCGCTGGATGCCGAGCCGCTCACCGATGCGACCCGCAACTCCCTGAACGAGCGTGACATGCACGCGCGGGCGCGTGTCGCGGACGACGCGCAGGTCGCCGCGTACGGCGAGAGTCAGCAGGCGCACGCCGAGCCGCCCGGCGACGTGCCCGCCCCCGAGGACGGACCGGGGTCGCACTCGTTCCAGCAGCAGCTGGAAAAACAGCAGCTCGAAGGCGGTGAGCGCTGA
- a CDS encoding alpha-E domain-containing protein — translation MLLLSRLAENLFWMGRYMERAENTARLLSVNYYATLESAGSARDHWRPLLDLTGGENALRERYGRVDTRSVGSWLAFDRENPSSIASSLAFARSNARGLRDRIPSEMWEAINRAYLNLCFETGAVMDRDGLYEFCVSARDASQFFFGIAFATLPRDEGWSFMRAGQMLERTDNTLRVLQGRLTPEALRPSTDPARDMLLEQRWVQVLKGASAYEAFRKRVHEGIEPRSIAAFLLLDEYFPRSVRYGAQNLHEALEQIDRWHPGAHQDVTRLSRWLVARLEYARIEDILDRRDPALPDLLVDVNRVGAAITAAFFEKE, via the coding sequence ATGCTGCTGCTGTCGCGACTGGCCGAGAACCTGTTCTGGATGGGCCGCTACATGGAGCGGGCGGAGAACACGGCCCGGCTCCTGAGCGTGAACTACTACGCGACGCTGGAATCCGCCGGGAGTGCGCGGGACCACTGGCGGCCGCTGCTGGACCTGACCGGCGGTGAGAATGCCCTGCGGGAACGCTACGGGCGGGTGGATACCCGCAGCGTGGGGTCCTGGCTGGCGTTCGACCGGGAGAATCCGTCGAGTATCGCCAGCAGTCTGGCGTTCGCCCGGTCGAACGCGCGGGGCCTGCGTGACCGGATTCCCAGTGAGATGTGGGAGGCGATCAACCGCGCGTACCTGAACCTGTGCTTCGAGACGGGCGCGGTCATGGACCGCGACGGGCTGTACGAGTTCTGCGTGTCGGCGCGTGACGCGTCGCAGTTCTTCTTCGGGATTGCGTTCGCGACCCTGCCGCGCGATGAGGGCTGGTCGTTCATGCGGGCCGGGCAGATGCTGGAACGCACCGACAACACGCTGCGGGTGCTGCAGGGTCGCCTGACGCCCGAGGCGCTGCGGCCGTCGACGGACCCGGCGCGGGACATGCTGCTCGAGCAGCGCTGGGTGCAGGTCCTCAAGGGCGCCAGCGCCTACGAGGCGTTCCGCAAGCGCGTCCATGAGGGGATCGAGCCGCGCAGTATCGCGGCGTTCCTGCTGCTCGACGAGTACTTCCCGCGCAGCGTGAGGTACGGCGCGCAGAACCTGCACGAGGCCCTCGAGCAGATCGACCGCTGGCATCCGGGCGCGCATCAGGACGTGACGCGCCTGTCGCGGTGGCTGGTGGCCCGGCTGGAGTACGCCCGCATCGAGGACATCCTGGACCGGCGCGATCCGGCGCTGCCGGACCTGCTGGTGGACGTGAACCGGGTGGGCGCGGCGATCACCGCGGCGTTCTTCGAGAAGGAATGA
- a CDS encoding transglutaminase family protein has protein sequence MRCEIRHVTEYRYPQPAWDSFNQVRLHPTQEARQSVRSFHLHVVPDAEVSSHRDYFGALVHQVHVHAHHTHLRIEAQAMVDTHNLPDPGPVPVSALDGQRAPLTEFLVPCPRVPSGPWPEVFGVTRPTTQDDLGEYLQNLNTFLYSQFQYDTEATSVNTPLAEFAQHGRGVCQDFTHAMLGVTRQLGIPSRYVSGYLYSGGEMRGAEATHAWVECFVPGYGWLGLDPTNNCVAREKHIKIAHGREYSDVSPVRGTYYGGGKGSMSVAVYVYRED, from the coding sequence ATGCGGTGTGAGATCCGGCACGTGACCGAGTACCGGTACCCGCAGCCGGCGTGGGATTCGTTCAATCAGGTGCGGCTGCATCCGACGCAGGAGGCGCGGCAGTCGGTCCGGTCGTTCCATCTGCACGTGGTGCCGGACGCGGAGGTGTCGTCCCATAGGGATTACTTCGGGGCGCTGGTGCATCAGGTGCATGTGCACGCGCATCACACGCACCTGCGGATCGAGGCGCAGGCGATGGTGGACACGCACAACCTGCCGGATCCGGGGCCGGTGCCGGTCTCGGCGCTGGACGGCCAGCGGGCGCCCCTGACGGAGTTCCTGGTGCCGTGTCCGCGGGTGCCGTCGGGTCCGTGGCCGGAGGTGTTCGGCGTGACGCGGCCCACCACGCAGGACGATCTGGGCGAGTACCTGCAGAACCTGAACACGTTCCTGTACAGCCAGTTCCAGTACGACACCGAGGCGACGTCGGTGAACACGCCGCTGGCGGAGTTCGCGCAGCATGGCCGGGGGGTCTGTCAGGATTTCACGCACGCGATGCTGGGGGTCACGCGGCAGCTGGGGATTCCGTCGCGGTACGTGAGCGGGTACCTGTACAGCGGCGGCGAGATGCGCGGCGCGGAGGCCACGCACGCGTGGGTGGAGTGTTTCGTTCCGGGGTACGGCTGGCTGGGTCTGGATCCCACGAACAACTGCGTGGCGCGCGAGAAGCACATCAAGATCGCGCACGGGCGGGAGTACAGCGACGTGTCCCCGGTGCGGGGCACGTATTACGGCGGTGGGAAGGGCAGCATGTCGGTGGCGGTGTACGTGTACCGTGAGGACTGA
- a CDS encoding YIP1 family protein gives MRSPVTSGPESKVQDMFAQSVAVLSRPSPATFERFERRGGLTAAIIYVMIAAVVSAVIAALFSFLHSDVTFFGQLFNRLITIPLGFLTFTGAVYLIGKTLFRGTGTYPEVAYSFALFFVPLSIVSTLIGVIPILGWLAMFLIGLAMIYFGFLAVQSSMNLRDQTQAIVTLVLAWIAQMIVVGVVGTIIAGIFLTGRAITGN, from the coding sequence ATGAGAAGCCCCGTGACCAGCGGTCCCGAAAGCAAAGTGCAGGACATGTTCGCCCAGAGCGTCGCCGTCCTGAGCCGCCCCAGCCCCGCCACCTTCGAACGCTTCGAGCGGCGCGGCGGCCTGACCGCTGCGATCATCTACGTCATGATCGCCGCCGTGGTCTCCGCGGTCATCGCGGCCCTCTTCTCCTTCCTGCACAGCGACGTGACCTTCTTCGGACAGCTGTTCAACCGCCTGATCACGATCCCGCTGGGCTTCCTGACCTTCACGGGCGCCGTGTACCTGATCGGGAAGACCCTCTTCAGAGGCACCGGCACCTACCCCGAGGTCGCGTACTCCTTCGCGCTGTTCTTCGTCCCGCTGAGCATCGTCAGCACCCTGATCGGCGTCATTCCCATCCTGGGCTGGCTCGCCATGTTCCTGATCGGCCTGGCCATGATCTACTTCGGCTTCCTGGCCGTGCAGAGCAGCATGAACCTCCGCGACCAGACCCAGGCGATCGTCACGCTGGTCCTCGCGTGGATCGCGCAGATGATCGTGGTGGGCGTGGTCGGCACCATCATCGCCGGGATCTTCCTGACGGGCCGCGCCATCACCGGCAACTGA
- the era gene encoding GTPase Era: protein MTESSMTSGEQTHSGFVAIVGKPNVGKSTLLNAFLGTKVAPTSPRPQTTRRGVRGIHTSGERQVVFVDTPGLHKPKDALGKYMNHEVHSALADVDAIVWVVDLRHPPTDEDQLVARQVRELPKPLFLVGNKTDAAKYPDEAMKLYRALLEGRDGDLSDMMLSAQNNPNAVATLREQLLEILPEGPFFFPVGPASDQSREQWAAEIIREEAMKKLRDELPYAVATRVNRWTEREDGLQRIEGEIVVEKNAHKGMVIGSGGKQLREIGQAARKQLEVFLDRKVYLGLEVIVIPGWREDVEALRELGYE, encoded by the coding sequence ATGACGGAATCTTCTATGACCTCCGGCGAGCAGACCCACTCCGGCTTCGTGGCCATCGTGGGGAAGCCCAACGTCGGCAAAAGCACCCTCCTGAACGCGTTCCTGGGCACCAAGGTCGCCCCGACCAGCCCCCGGCCGCAGACCACCCGCCGCGGCGTGCGCGGCATTCACACCAGCGGCGAGCGGCAGGTCGTGTTCGTGGACACGCCGGGCCTGCACAAGCCCAAGGACGCGCTGGGCAAGTACATGAACCATGAGGTGCACAGCGCCCTGGCGGACGTGGACGCGATCGTGTGGGTCGTGGATCTGCGTCACCCGCCCACCGACGAGGACCAGCTGGTCGCGCGTCAGGTCCGCGAGCTGCCCAAGCCGCTGTTCCTGGTGGGCAACAAGACCGACGCCGCCAAGTACCCCGACGAGGCCATGAAGCTGTACCGCGCGCTGCTGGAGGGGCGTGACGGTGACCTGAGCGACATGATGCTCAGCGCGCAGAACAACCCGAACGCCGTGGCGACGCTGCGTGAGCAGCTGCTGGAGATCCTGCCCGAGGGGCCGTTCTTCTTCCCGGTCGGCCCGGCCAGTGACCAGAGCCGCGAGCAGTGGGCCGCGGAGATCATCCGCGAGGAAGCCATGAAGAAGCTCCGCGATGAACTGCCATACGCGGTGGCGACGCGCGTGAACCGCTGGACGGAACGCGAGGACGGCCTGCAGCGCATCGAGGGTGAGATCGTCGTGGAGAAGAACGCGCACAAGGGCATGGTGATCGGCTCGGGCGGCAAGCAGCTGCGCGAGATCGGTCAGGCGGCCCGCAAGCAGCTGGAGGTCTTCCTGGACCGCAAGGTGTACCTGGGGCTGGAGGTCATCGTGATTCCCGGCTGGCGCGAGGACGTCGAGGCACTGCGCGAACTCGGGTACGAGTAA
- a CDS encoding Fur family transcriptional regulator yields the protein MTATRSTRQRDVITRVLHDAEGPLGVADVLDRARTDLPALGVATVYRTLKLLTDQGRIHPVTLDGETLYEASGKGHHHHFACTRCQRVFTLHTCPVALPSGTVYPGGFIVEAHEVTLYGQCPDCAQAS from the coding sequence ATGACCGCCACCCGTAGCACCCGCCAGCGTGACGTGATCACCCGCGTCCTGCACGACGCCGAGGGACCCCTCGGTGTGGCGGACGTGCTGGACCGCGCCCGCACCGATCTGCCCGCCCTTGGCGTCGCCACCGTGTACCGCACCCTGAAACTCCTGACGGACCAGGGCCGCATCCACCCCGTCACCCTGGACGGCGAGACGCTGTACGAGGCCAGCGGCAAGGGCCACCACCACCACTTCGCCTGCACCCGCTGCCAGCGCGTGTTCACGCTGCACACCTGCCCGGTCGCGCTGCCCAGCGGCACCGTGTACCCCGGCGGTTTTATCGTCGAGGCGCACGAGGTCACCCTGTACGGCCAGTGCCCCGACTGCGCGCAGGCCAGCTGA